In the genome of Notamacropus eugenii isolate mMacEug1 chromosome 5, mMacEug1.pri_v2, whole genome shotgun sequence, one region contains:
- the TARDBP gene encoding TAR DNA-binding protein 43, whose amino-acid sequence MSEYIRVTEDENDEPIEIPSEDDGTVLLSTVTAQFPGACGLRYRNPVSQCMRGVRLVEGILHAPDAGWGNLVYVVNYPKDNKRKMDETDASSAVKVKRAVQKTSDLIVLGLPWKTTEQDLKEYFSTFGEVLMVQVKKDIKTGHSKGFGFVRFTEYETQVKVMSQRHMIDGRWCDCKLPNSKQSPDEPLRSRKVFVGRCTEDMTADELRQFFCQYGEVVDVFIPKPFRAFAFVTFADDQVAQSLCGEDLIIKGISVHISNAEPKHNSSRQLERSGRFGGNPGGFGNQGGFGNSRGGGAGLGNNQGSNMGGGMNFGAFSINPAMMAAAQAALQSSWGMMGMLASQQNQSGPSGNNQSQGNMQREPNQAFGSGNNSYSGSNSGAAIGWGSASNAGSGSGFNGGFGSSMDSKSSGWGM is encoded by the exons ATGTCTGAATACATTCGGGTAACAGAAGACGAGAATGATGAACCTATTGAAATCCCCTCAGAAGATGATGGGACAGTGCTTCTGTCCACGGTCACCGCTCAGTTTCCAGGGGCATGTGGGCTCCGCTACCGGAATCCAGTGTCTCAGTGTATGAGGGGTGTGCGACTGGTAGAAGGAATTCTGCATGCTCCTGATGCTGGCTGGGGAAATTTGGTATATGTTGTCAATTATCCAAAAG ataacaaaagaaaaatggatgaaACAGATGCCTCATCAGCAGTGAAAGTGAAAAGAGCTGTGCAGAAGACCTCTGATTTAATAGTCTTAGGTCTTccctggaaaacaactgaacaagattTAAAAGAGTATTTCAGCACTTTTGGAGAAGTCCTTATGGTGCAG GTCAAGAAAGACATTAAAACTGGTCATTCAAAAGGATTTGGTTTTGTTCGTTTCACGGAGTATGAAACACAGGTGAAAGTTATGTCCCAGCGCCACATGATAGATGGACGGTGGTGTGACTGTAAACTTCCTAATTCCAAG CAAAGCCCAGATGAGCCTTTGAGAAGCAGAAAGGTGTTTGTTGGGCGCTGTACAGAGGACATGACAGCTGATGAATTGCGGCAGTTTTTTTGCCAATATGGAGAAGTGGTAGATGTCTTCATACCCAAACCATTCAGGGCCTTCGCCTTTGTTACGTTTGCAGATgatcag GTTGCCCAGTCTCTTTGTGGAGAGGACTTGATCATTAAAGGAATCAGCGTGCATATATCCAATGCTGAACCTAAGCACAATAGCAGTAGGCAGTTAGAAAGAAGTGGAAGATTTGGTGGTAATCCAGGCGGCTTTGGGAATCAGGGTGGGTTTGGTAACAGTAGAGGGGGTGGTGCTGGTTTGGGAAACAACCAAGGTAGTAACATGGGTGGAGGGATGAATTTTGGTGCTTTCAGCATCAACCCTGCTATGATGGCTGCAGCCCAGGCAGCACTGCAGAGCAGCTGGGGGATGATGGGCATGTTGGCTAGTCAGCAGAACCAGTCGGGCCCATCAGGCAACAACCAAAGTCAAGGCAACATGCAGAGGGAACCCAACCAGGCCTTTGGTTCTGGCAATAACTCGTATAGTGGCTCTAACTCTGGTGCAGCAATTGGTTGGGGTTCAGCATCAAATGCGGGGTCAGGCAGTGGGTTCAATGGAGGCTTTGGTTCAAGCATGGATTCCAAATCGTCAGGTTGGGGAATGTAG